A stretch of the Lolium perenne isolate Kyuss_39 chromosome 3, Kyuss_2.0, whole genome shotgun sequence genome encodes the following:
- the LOC127345015 gene encoding CMP-sialic acid transporter 3 isoform X2, with the protein MSGEVECSVCHAKVAVPPAVSKAYHSHRTTVSSRQRALNVLLVSGDCVLAGLQPILVYMCKVDGKFKFSPVSVNFLTEITKVIFAIIMLFFQARRLKVGEKPLLTVSTFVQAARNNVLLAVPAFLYAINNYLKFTMQLYFNPATVKMLGNLKVLIIAVLLKVLLRRRFSTIQWEALALLLIGISVNQLKSLPEGSTALGLPVAAGAYMYTLFFITVPALASVYNEKALKSQFDTSIYLQHLFLYGYGAIFNFLGLVITAIIQGPSSFHILEGHSKATMFLICNNAAQGILSSFFFKYADTILKKYSSTIATIFTGVASAVLFGHTLTINFVLGISIVIISMHQYLSNQIKDQVPSSKIEMSDVEDHKLKESVYVKVDPTASEAKHRHGSDERQPLLPV; encoded by the exons aTGAGCGGGGAAGTGGAGTGCAGCGTGTGCCACGCCAAGGTGGCGGTGCCGCCGGCGGTGTCCAAGGCGTACCACAGCCACCGGACCACCGTGTCGTCGCGGCAGCGCGCGCTCAACGTCCTCCTCGTCTCCGGCGACTGCGTCCTCGCCGGCCTACAG CCTATATTGGTCTACATGTGTAAAGTGGATGGGAAATTCAAATTTAGCCCAGTCAGTGTGAACTTCTTGACAGAGATTACAAAAGTTATCTTTGCCATCATCATGTTGTTCTTCCAG GCTAGGCGCCTAAAGGTGGGAGAGAAGCCACTTCTAACAGTTTCCACCTTTGTCCAG GCTGCTCGCAACAATGTTCTTCTTGCAGTTCCTGCTTTTCTCTATGCCATCAACAATTATTTGAAGTTTACAATGCAG TTATATTTTAACCCTGCGACAGTGAAAATGCTGGGTAATCTCAAG GTTCTGATAATCGCTGTACTGCTGAAAGTGTTATTGAGGAGGCGTTTTTCCACAATTCAG TGGGAAGCCCTTGCACTCTTGTTAATTGGAATATCCGTTAATCAGCTGAAATCACTGCCTGAAGGTTCGACTGCACTTGGTCTTCCCGTTGCAGCTGGGGCCTACATGTATACACTATTTTTT ATAACAGTTCCTGCATTGGCATCAGTTTACAACGAAAAGGCTCTGAAAAGCCAGTTTGACACGAGCATATATCTTCAG CACTTATTTCTGTATGGTTATGGTGCAATATTTAATTTCCTTGGGCTCGTGATCACTGCCATCATCCAAG GGCCTAGTAGCTTTCACATTCTGGAAGGGCATTCAAAAGCCACAATGTTTCTTATTTGCAATAATGCTGCACAGGGCATACTTTCGTCATTTTTCTTCAAATATGCAG ATACAATTTTGAAGAAGTACTCATCGACAATCGCCACAATATTTACGGGTGTTGCGTCTGCTGTACTGTTCGGTCATACTTTGACTATCAATTTTGTTCTTGGAATATCAATAGTAATTATATCTATGCATCAG TATCTTTCAAACCAAATTAAAGATCAAGTGCCAAGCAGCAAAATTGAGATGTCTGATGTGGAGGATCACAA ATTAAAGGAATCTGTATATGTCAAAGTTGACCCAACGGCAAGTGAG GCTAAACACCGCCATGGATCTGATGAGAGGCAGCCACTTCTTCCTGTCTGA
- the LOC127345015 gene encoding CMP-sialic acid transporter 3 isoform X1: protein MSGEVECSVCHAKVAVPPAVSKAYHSHRTTVSSRQRALNVLLVSGDCVLAGLQPILVYMCKVDGKFKFSPVSVNFLTEITKVIFAIIMLFFQARRLKVGEKPLLTVSTFVQAARNNVLLAVPAFLYAINNYLKFTMQLYFNPATVKMLGNLKVLIIAVLLKVLLRRRFSTIQWEALALLLIGISVNQLKSLPEGSTALGLPVAAGAYMYTLFFITVPALASVYNEKALKSQFDTSIYLQHLFLYGYGAIFNFLGLVITAIIQGPSSFHILEGHSKATMFLICNNAAQGILSSFFFKYADTILKKYSSTIATIFTGVASAVLFGHTLTINFVLGISIVIISMHQYLSNQIKDQVPSSKIEMSDVEDHNRLKESVYVKVDPTASEAKHRHGSDERQPLLPV from the exons aTGAGCGGGGAAGTGGAGTGCAGCGTGTGCCACGCCAAGGTGGCGGTGCCGCCGGCGGTGTCCAAGGCGTACCACAGCCACCGGACCACCGTGTCGTCGCGGCAGCGCGCGCTCAACGTCCTCCTCGTCTCCGGCGACTGCGTCCTCGCCGGCCTACAG CCTATATTGGTCTACATGTGTAAAGTGGATGGGAAATTCAAATTTAGCCCAGTCAGTGTGAACTTCTTGACAGAGATTACAAAAGTTATCTTTGCCATCATCATGTTGTTCTTCCAG GCTAGGCGCCTAAAGGTGGGAGAGAAGCCACTTCTAACAGTTTCCACCTTTGTCCAG GCTGCTCGCAACAATGTTCTTCTTGCAGTTCCTGCTTTTCTCTATGCCATCAACAATTATTTGAAGTTTACAATGCAG TTATATTTTAACCCTGCGACAGTGAAAATGCTGGGTAATCTCAAG GTTCTGATAATCGCTGTACTGCTGAAAGTGTTATTGAGGAGGCGTTTTTCCACAATTCAG TGGGAAGCCCTTGCACTCTTGTTAATTGGAATATCCGTTAATCAGCTGAAATCACTGCCTGAAGGTTCGACTGCACTTGGTCTTCCCGTTGCAGCTGGGGCCTACATGTATACACTATTTTTT ATAACAGTTCCTGCATTGGCATCAGTTTACAACGAAAAGGCTCTGAAAAGCCAGTTTGACACGAGCATATATCTTCAG CACTTATTTCTGTATGGTTATGGTGCAATATTTAATTTCCTTGGGCTCGTGATCACTGCCATCATCCAAG GGCCTAGTAGCTTTCACATTCTGGAAGGGCATTCAAAAGCCACAATGTTTCTTATTTGCAATAATGCTGCACAGGGCATACTTTCGTCATTTTTCTTCAAATATGCAG ATACAATTTTGAAGAAGTACTCATCGACAATCGCCACAATATTTACGGGTGTTGCGTCTGCTGTACTGTTCGGTCATACTTTGACTATCAATTTTGTTCTTGGAATATCAATAGTAATTATATCTATGCATCAG TATCTTTCAAACCAAATTAAAGATCAAGTGCCAAGCAGCAAAATTGAGATGTCTGATGTGGAGGATCACAA CAGATTAAAGGAATCTGTATATGTCAAAGTTGACCCAACGGCAAGTGAG GCTAAACACCGCCATGGATCTGATGAGAGGCAGCCACTTCTTCCTGTCTGA